The Gloeocapsopsis sp. IPPAS B-1203 genome contains a region encoding:
- a CDS encoding nucleotide pyrophosphatase/phosphodiesterase family protein: MHKTVVLNVVGLTPSLLKHTPFLSKWAASGHTAFIKPVLPAVTCSVQASYLTGKYPQDHGIVANGWYFRDECEVKFWRQSNKLVQAEKIWEAARALEPNFTCANLFWWYNMYSSVDISVTPRPMYPADGRKIPDIYTQPADLRVKLQERLGTFPLFEFWGPKTTIRSTQWIASSAIAVEEMYSPTLTLIYLPHLDYCLQRLGTDPSTIARDLQEIDAVCQELIQFYESRAKVIIVSEYGITSVNRAVSLNRVLREHGYLAIREELGRELLDPGASTAFAVADHQIAHIYVSDRNKIAEVQQLIEQVPGVDFVLGEEGQAAYHLNHPRSGELVAVSAPDAWFTYYYWLDDNKAPDFARTVDIHRKPGYDPVELFVDPAIRWQQLKVAKILLQKQLGFRTLMDIIPLDASLVKGSHGRIPTSTDEAPLLITHATNLLPSILSAVDIHDVILSHLQQEG, translated from the coding sequence ATGCACAAAACCGTTGTTCTAAATGTAGTCGGATTAACGCCCAGTCTATTAAAACATACACCATTCTTATCAAAATGGGCAGCATCTGGACACACAGCTTTTATTAAACCAGTATTACCTGCGGTAACGTGTTCGGTGCAAGCAAGTTATTTAACTGGGAAGTATCCTCAAGATCATGGTATTGTTGCCAATGGTTGGTACTTCCGCGATGAATGTGAAGTAAAATTTTGGCGGCAGTCAAATAAATTAGTTCAAGCTGAGAAAATATGGGAAGCGGCACGCGCTTTAGAACCTAATTTCACCTGCGCGAATCTCTTTTGGTGGTATAATATGTACTCCTCAGTCGATATTTCGGTAACGCCACGACCGATGTATCCCGCAGACGGTAGAAAGATCCCTGACATATACACGCAACCTGCAGACTTAAGAGTTAAGTTACAAGAACGTTTAGGAACTTTCCCCTTATTTGAATTTTGGGGACCAAAAACAACTATACGTTCAACGCAGTGGATTGCTTCTTCTGCGATCGCTGTAGAGGAAATGTATTCTCCAACATTAACACTCATTTATCTTCCGCATTTAGATTACTGCTTACAGCGTTTAGGAACTGATCCCAGCACAATTGCCCGTGATTTACAAGAAATAGACGCAGTATGTCAGGAGTTAATTCAATTCTATGAGTCGCGTGCCAAAGTGATTATAGTTTCTGAATATGGCATTACCTCTGTCAATCGTGCAGTTTCCTTAAATCGAGTCTTGCGCGAACATGGTTATTTAGCAATACGCGAAGAACTTGGAAGAGAACTTTTAGATCCAGGTGCAAGTACGGCTTTTGCCGTTGCAGATCACCAAATTGCCCATATCTATGTTAGCGATCGCAATAAAATTGCAGAAGTACAGCAACTCATCGAACAAGTACCAGGAGTTGATTTTGTTTTGGGTGAAGAAGGTCAGGCAGCGTATCATTTAAATCATCCACGTTCTGGTGAATTAGTAGCTGTTTCTGCCCCTGATGCATGGTTTACTTATTATTATTGGCTTGATGACAACAAAGCACCAGACTTTGCTCGCACTGTCGATATTCACCGCAAACCAGGCTACGATCCTGTAGAATTATTCGTCGATCCGGCGATTCGCTGGCAGCAATTAAAAGTTGCAAAAATCTTACTACAAAAGCAACTCGGATTTCGTACGTTAATGGATATTATTCCTTTAGACGCTTCTTTAGTTAAAGGTTCACACGGGCGAATTCCTACTTCTACCGACGAAGCACCATTACTAATAACTCATGCAACCAACTTGCTACCATCAATCTTAAGTGCAGTAGACATTCATGACGTCATCTTGTCTCATTTACAGCAAGAGGGATAA